The window CGTGCGCTGCCAGCCGAACATCGAGTAGAAGATGTAGAACGGGATCATCGTCTCGCCGTGCGTGGAGTACGCGGTGGACGCGGCGATGAAGTCGGCCATCGAACCGGCCTCGGTGATCCCCTCGTTGAGGATCTGGCCGTCCTTGGCCTCCTTGTAGTACATCAGCTGGTCACGGTCGACCGGCTCGTACGTCTGCCCCTTCGGCGAGTAGATGCCGAGGGACGGGAAGAGGCTCTCCATGCCGAAGGTGCGCGCCTCGTCGGGGACGATCGGCACCCAGCGCTTCCCGGACTGCTTGTCGCGGACCAGGTCCTTGACCAGGCGTACGAAGGCCATGGTCGTCGCCACGTTCTGCGAGCCGGAGCCCTTGTCGAAGGCCGCGAACGCCTTGTCGGCGGGGGCGGGCAGCGGGGCGGCCGCGTGCGTACGGCGGGCCGGGGCCGGGCCGCCGAGGGCCGCGCGGCGCTCCTGGAGGTAGCGGACCTCGGGGGAGTCGGCGCCCGGGTGGCCGTAGGGAACCACACCGTCGACGAAGTCACTGTCCTTGATGGGCAGTTCGAGCAGGTCACGCATCTGCTTGAACTCGTCCGTCGACAGCTTCTTCATCTGGTGGTTGGCGTTCTTCGACGCGAAGCCCTCGCCGAGCGTGAAGCCCTTGACCGTCTGGGCCAGGATGACCGTCGGAGCGCCCTTGTGCTCGACGGCCGCCTTGTAGGCCGCGTACACCTTGCGCGCCTCGTGACCACCGCGCGAGAGGTGGAAACACTCCAGGATCTTGTCGTCGCTCAGCAGCTTCGCCAGCTCGACGAGCGCCGGGTCGGAGCCGAAGAAGTCCTGGCGGATGTAGGCCGCGTCACGGGTCTGGTACGTCTGCACCTGCGCGTCCGGGACCTCACGGAGGCGGCGGACGAGGGCGCCGGTGGTGTCGAGCCGGAACAGCTCGTCCCAGGCGTTGCCCCACAGCGACTTGATGACGTTCCAGCCGGCGCCGCGGAACTGGGCCTCCAGCTCCTGCACGATCTTGAAGTTCGCGCGGACCGGGCCGTCGAGGCGCTGGAGGTTGCAGTTGATGACGAAGGTCAGGTTGTCCAGACCCTCGCGGGAGGCGAGTGCGAGTGCCGCCGTCGACTCCGGCTCGTCCATCTCGCCGTCACCGAGGAACGCCCAGACGTGCGACTGCGATACGTCCTTGATGCCGCGGTTGGTCAGATAGCGGTTGAAGCGCGCCTGGTAGATGGCCGACAGCGGGCCGAGGCCCATCGACACCGTCGGGAACTCCCAGAGCCAGGGCAGACGCCGCGGGTGCGGGTACGACGGGAGGCCGTTGCCGCCCGCCTCCTGGCGGAAGTTGTCGAGGTGCGTCTCGTTGAGGCGGCCGTCGAGGAAGGCGCGGGCGTAGATGCCGGGGGAGGCGTGACCCTGGATGTAGAGCTGGTCGCCCGACCCGTCGGCCTCCTTGCCCTTGAAGAAGTGGTTGAAGCCCGTCTCGTAGAGCCAGGCCGCGGAGGCGAAGGTGGCGATGTGGCCGCCGACGCCGTGTTTCGCGCCGCGGGTCACCATCGCGGCCGCGTTCCAGCGGTTCCACGCGGTGATCCTGCGCTCCATCGCCTCGTCGCCGTCCACAGCGGGCTCGGCGGCGGTCGGGATGGTGTTGACGTAGTCCGTCTCAAGCAGCTTGGGCAGCGCGATTCCGTTGCCCTCGGCACGCTCCAGCGTGCGCCGCATCAGGTACGCGGCACGGTGCGGTCCGGCCGCCTTGGTGACGGCGTCCAGGGAGGCCTGCCATTCGGCGGTCTCCTCCGGGTCACGGTCCGGGAGCTGGTCGAGCTCGCTCGGCTGGATTGCGGTGGGGTCGGTCATTGCGCCGCCTTCCGGATGCGGAGGGGGTTCCCTCGTCGGCAAGGGGTGTTTCTCGGGGATGCCCTTGGTCTTTGGCAGGACAGGGCGGCGGGCTCTGGTGGGAGCCCGCCGATGACTGTAACTCGCTGATCGATGATCGATCAAAGGGTTGAAGGGCAAAACCTCTTGATCACGAGAAAGTAGGCACGGGGTGTCTCGGTGCAGGGCACCGCGTGCCTTGTTTTCGCAGGTGAGGGTACTTC is drawn from Streptomyces liliifuscus and contains these coding sequences:
- the aceE gene encoding pyruvate dehydrogenase (acetyl-transferring), homodimeric type; amino-acid sequence: MTDPTAIQPSELDQLPDRDPEETAEWQASLDAVTKAAGPHRAAYLMRRTLERAEGNGIALPKLLETDYVNTIPTAAEPAVDGDEAMERRITAWNRWNAAAMVTRGAKHGVGGHIATFASAAWLYETGFNHFFKGKEADGSGDQLYIQGHASPGIYARAFLDGRLNETHLDNFRQEAGGNGLPSYPHPRRLPWLWEFPTVSMGLGPLSAIYQARFNRYLTNRGIKDVSQSHVWAFLGDGEMDEPESTAALALASREGLDNLTFVINCNLQRLDGPVRANFKIVQELEAQFRGAGWNVIKSLWGNAWDELFRLDTTGALVRRLREVPDAQVQTYQTRDAAYIRQDFFGSDPALVELAKLLSDDKILECFHLSRGGHEARKVYAAYKAAVEHKGAPTVILAQTVKGFTLGEGFASKNANHQMKKLSTDEFKQMRDLLELPIKDSDFVDGVVPYGHPGADSPEVRYLQERRAALGGPAPARRTHAAAPLPAPADKAFAAFDKGSGSQNVATTMAFVRLVKDLVRDKQSGKRWVPIVPDEARTFGMESLFPSLGIYSPKGQTYEPVDRDQLMYYKEAKDGQILNEGITEAGSMADFIAASTAYSTHGETMIPFYIFYSMFGWQRTADQMWQLGDQLGRGFLVGATAGRTTLTGEGLQHADGHSPVIAATNPAALSYDPAFAYEVATIVKDGLRRMYGEAAPGEDQDVFYYLTVYNEPIPQPAKPSGLGIDEGIVKGLYRFNTAESAGVQVNAANASRIQLLGSGTAIHWVLEAQKLLAEEWGVAADVWSATSWTELRRDALEADAALLRGEDRVPYVRQALQGAEGPVLAVSDYMRQVPDQIAQWVEQDYSSLGADGFGLSDTRAAARRHFGVDAQSIVVAALAQLARRGEVPAAAVKEARERYGL